The following DNA comes from Planctomycetota bacterium.
GCCGAGGGGCACGCGCGCCTGCGGGCGGCCGGCCTGAGCCGCCGCGCCCGGGCCCGCCGCGTGGACGCCGCCGCCGCGATCGTGATCCTGGAGAGCTACCTGCACCGGACCCGATAGCGGCCGGCTCCGCCGCTTCGACGCGCTCGAAAACCCGGCATCGTGTGGCCGGACGGAGGGAAGCCGGGCAGGAGCCGGGGGCGGCGTTCCGCGCCGCGCTACCACATCTCCGTCCGGATCCGGTCGGGCGAAATGCCCACGCGCGCCAGGAGCCCTTCCTGCCGGCGGCGCGCCGATCCGCACCAGAGGTCGCAGAAGCCCGGCTCGCGCCGGCGGGCTCCGTCCGGCCCCGCCGCTTCCCGCGGCCGGTTGGGGCCGCAGACGAACGCCCAGGAGGCCGCCGGGTCGAGGAACCCTTCCATTTCCCGGCGCACCTCCTCGACGGTCACGCGCTCGCCCCGGCTGCGGGAGAAAAACAGCCGCAGCCGGAACCGGTCGGGATGGCGCGTCCGGAGCGCGGGCCATTCGTCCCGGTAAAAAACGTCCTCCTCGGTCCGGTTCTGCAGGAGGAGCAGGTGCCGCTGAGGCCAGCCGCGTCCGAGGGCGTGGCGGATCATCCCACGGTTCGGAGCCACGCCGCTGCCGGCGCACAGGTGAAGGAACCCCGTGATCCCGTCCGGCGGCCGCTCCGGAAGGCAGTAGTTCCCCAGAGGACCCCGCAGGACCAGCTCCCGTCCGACCGCCCGTCCCCGCACGAGCAGCGGCGTCAGAAGCGGCGGGAGGGGGCCCCGGCGCTCCTCCTTGATCGATATCTCCAGGAACCGCGGATCCAGTCCGTCCGAGGCGAGCGAAAACCCCCGCGGCGGTTCGGGCATCCCGCGGTCCGCCTCCCGCCGGGCGATCTCGTCCGCCAGCTCCGGGAACTGGTGCGGATCGATTTCGACGTACTGGCCCGGGCGGTAGGGGAACGCCTGTCCTCCCAGGTCCAGCCGCAGCGTCGCGGCGTCCGGCGTCTCGGGGCGCACGTCCGCCACCCGCGCGCGGACTTCCCGTGTCTCCGCGTTCATGACCGGGGCATCCTCAGAAGCAGGAACAGGGCCGGCAGAAGAGACAGCGACGCCCCTTGGCCCATCACCATCGCCAGCGCCGTGAAGACGCCGAAGTACGCCGTCGGCACGAACCGGGACAGCGAAAGAAGCACGAACCCCGCCACCACGATCGACGTGGCGATCCAGATCGCCCGGCCCACCGTGGCGTGAGCCCGCCGGACCGCCTCGCGGCGGTCCGCTCCCGCCGCGCGGAGCTCCGCCCGGTAGCGCACCGCGTACTGGATCGCCGAATCGATCCCCACGCCCATCGCGATCGAGGCGATCATGACGGTGACGAGATCCAGCGGCACGCCCGTCCAGCCCATGACCCCGAGGCACGTGACGACGGGCAGCACCTGGGGCACGAGCACCACGGCCGCCAGCGCGGGGGACCGGAAGAGGATCAGGAGCATGGCGTAAATCGCGGCCACGACCATGAGGAACGTGTCCCGCTGGCTCTTCAGAAGGGTCTGAAGCATGTTCGAGTAGAGTAGGAAGACCCCGGTCACGCGCGGCTCGAGGTTTCGCAGCCCGGGCTGCGCGGCCAGATGCGCCTGCAGGCCCTCCAGGATCTTTCGGCGGTGAAGGGTCGGCGCGGTTTCGCGGAACCGGACCAGGACCCGCGCCACGCGGAATTCAGGATCCACGAACTCGCGCACCTGTTCGCGGGCGGCCTTGATGCCGGCGAGCTGTTCGACCGTCAGGCGCGGAAGCGCCTTGCGCGCCTCGTCGAGCAGCGTCTTCAGGGACCGGACGTTGCCCGCCTCGGGAACGCGCTCGAAGTAGGAACCGGCGGCGGCCAGGGCCTCCACGCCCTCCGGCGTCCGGAAGAATCCCGGGGCGGGCGCTTCCAGAACCACCTCCAGCGGCGTCGTCCCGCCCATCCGCGTGTCGATGTACTCCAGGCCGCGGTAAACCTCGCTCGAGGGCCGGAAGTAGTCGATGAACTTGGTCTCGACGCGGATCCGCGCGGCTCCCGCGAGCCCCAGTCCCAGAAGCGCCAGCCCGGCCGCGACGACGAGGCCCGGCGCCCGGAGCGCCGAGGCGGCCAGAAGCCGCACGACGCCGCGGGGGCCCGAGGCGGCCGGCGGACCCGTCTCCCGCGACGCGCCGAACGGAGCGGCCGCCGCGGGCAGAAAGACCAAGACCGTCACGAGCCCGATCGCCATGCCGATCGTCATCATCAGGCCGAAGGTGCGCACGGGCCGGATGCCGCTCGTCA
Coding sequences within:
- a CDS encoding oxidoreductase: MNAETREVRARVADVRPETPDAATLRLDLGGQAFPYRPGQYVEIDPHQFPELADEIARREADRGMPEPPRGFSLASDGLDPRFLEISIKEERRGPLPPLLTPLLVRGRAVGRELVLRGPLGNYCLPERPPDGITGFLHLCAGSGVAPNRGMIRHALGRGWPQRHLLLLQNRTEEDVFYRDEWPALRTRHPDRFRLRLFFSRSRGERVTVEEVRREMEGFLDPAASWAFVCGPNRPREAAGPDGARRREPGFCDLWCGSARRRQEGLLARVGISPDRIRTEMW
- a CDS encoding MMPL family transporter, with translation MIRALVGGRRGAAVLAAFLAAGAAAAAVLPRFGIEAGTHVLLDERDPDLAYYNRSRVLWGYDEYAIVCARKADWFTPESVRLLSELAAELGRVPHVKSVTSILTVPLLRNRASPFGLPVPVLLTDPKADLEAARRELLNHTQAAGNLISADGRDVSLLAHLDIPESILALDTQWADAQARRDRARLAELEGPYRAALAELRARREAMVRGLREVAAAWGPPRLDEPVRLSGIPIININLLEHVAADLKVFGAVSLTLFLLAFAVTYRKVRWVALPILTCLLPVTFVLGAMAAAGEKVTVITSNLPVLLFVLLLPYTVYVIERYRERRGLFPREPHPDAMAAAAGDVWTPCLYSAATTMAGFASLLTSGIRPVRTFGLMMTIGMAIGLVTVLVFLPAAAAPFGASRETGPPAASGPRGVVRLLAASALRAPGLVVAAGLALLGLGLAGAARIRVETKFIDYFRPSSEVYRGLEYIDTRMGGTTPLEVVLEAPAPGFFRTPEGVEALAAAGSYFERVPEAGNVRSLKTLLDEARKALPRLTVEQLAGIKAAREQVREFVDPEFRVARVLVRFRETAPTLHRRKILEGLQAHLAAQPGLRNLEPRVTGVFLLYSNMLQTLLKSQRDTFLMVVAAIYAMLLILFRSPALAAVVLVPQVLPVVTCLGVMGWTGVPLDLVTVMIASIAMGVGIDSAIQYAVRYRAELRAAGADRREAVRRAHATVGRAIWIATSIVVAGFVLLSLSRFVPTAYFGVFTALAMVMGQGASLSLLPALFLLLRMPRS